The genomic interval TTGATTcaaaattgatttgtttattaatcatattttattcaattaaccTGTTTTGactcaaattcatttttattaaacttaaacctgtttattttatgtttgattcATGTATCATGTCATGAATTACCACTCCTTAAAAATATTGCTACCCTTTTCAATTCTCACCTACTCAATTAAAAATTGACAACTCGCTCAATTAATAACGAAATAGACTActtgttagattataaagtttaaaGAAAGCTAGAAAGAACATTTATTATAGACAAAATTCTTCACCTactcaattaaataaatattttagaagagTAAAACTGTAGAATACGGCCATAAAAACATGACTTCACTCCTTAATTTCCTGCCAATCTTTGTTGAGGCTGAAGAGGAAGAATGAGTAATCTCGAGCCTATGGTGATTGTTTGGATCTCGATTGGTCTGATTTTGGGCTCGAGATGGCAGTTTGGAGAGGCAATACAATGACTGTACATACGTCTAGTGCAGTGAGTAGAAGATAAATGTAGCAAACATAAATGGAGGACCAGACATCCAGATTTACGTAAGGCCTATATCCACAAGTCGTTCGGAATACAAATTCACTATAAATAAGAGTATTTTACGATCTCTCTTAGCTCATTGTATAAATGATAATACTGAAATTTTCTATCAGGAGATTGAAAAAGTTCTCTCCCTCAGTTGCCTAGAAGAAGTCCAAAAGGAGCCTCTCAATTGTCCCATTTTGATACCGAAAcggtttcatttcatctcatccttataatttttctaaatttttgtataaaatataataaacaatttaattttttcaaatatcaaaacaataataatattaaaaaaatattttattcaactcatctaaaaccttctcatctcactatccaaacaagtctagcctcgtttgcattcaaaacccacatcaactcatctcatcttatcattacaactttctcaaattctcacacaaaatataataaataattcaatattttcaaatttaaaataattttttaaaatttctatataaaatataataaataatttaatttttattttattattcataaatcatttcattccATCTCAAATTTCCACACCTTTACGTGCCTGacttttattatatatcaataatatCCAAATGGGCTATGGATATTATATCTTTTCCATCTATAATCATTCCCGTATTCgtatttcaatttttctaaaactGTCAATTGAACCCACAATTAATGAGGTTACTGCTCTTCACGAGCTTAGTACACCGAAAAGAGCTCgattattgatatataatatatatataagctcgattattgatatataatatatatatatatatatatacacatataatatGGATCCTGCTAGTGGGCCGGCCATCATTTACCGTTAAGCATACTgctagtttaattttttttaaacatattttaatacttttaattattaaaaaaaattaaaaaatacacaacttcactaataattacttttttaattattaactaaataaattaaaaaaataaaataaaatgcatgagCGATAAGATTGAGTGGGCAAACTCacagattcttttttttttttagaagaggacgctatttcaaatttattgatagTCTTCACTTGTAATTGAGAAAAACTGTAGTTACAAATAAACACCTgattattacaaataatcatcAAGGACCAAAAACCATACATCCAAAAGATCTAATAGAATTACAAGTCAATCAACGACAAAACACAACTAAGAAACTTAAAAGGCAAAGACAATCCTATAGAAAAAAGTCAGctaacactaaaaaaaaaaaaaaaaaaaaacatgtgcaAACTCATGGATTCATTTAACATtttcccaatatatatatatatacacatcaaaAGTGTGCAGCTTGCTCGTATTGATCATGTCAAATATTTCAGAATATAATTCCTGAAACATAGTTCATTCTCTGTTTCCTAGATTGAGATcctgaaaataattttctgatGTCTAGTTTCACATAATGTTTTACATTAAAAATGAGTAGAATGttaaaaaatgggtatttaaTCAGGATTAGGATGAAAATGTGTTGCAGGGGAATGGTGAGGCCAGGGAACAGATGTCTTAATGGCAGCATAGAGAAAGGAGGAAGGTGGTGGCAGCAtcgaacgagagagagagagagaggcgtaGGCCTGATCCAAAAATGACTTACAAAGAGACATTGTTCAAGTTGACTAAAGGTATTGTTTGTTTTTACGAAacttttaattcatctcattttattttatttaattattataatttttttaaatttttatataaaataaaataaataatttaatttttttaaatattaaaataaaaataatattaaaaaatatattttaataatattttatttaacttttaatttctatcttaattcatttcattttatttttcactcaaTGCAAAGTTGTGACTTAAGTTCCGTACATAGGGCAAGCTCCATTTGtcattttgtaatttaaatagTCTTTTTACCTACCAactttggatatatatatatatatatatttttttttgttaaaatctaCCGCCCAAATGAGAAGTCGCGAGTAGAAAACATACTTGAATTGTGAAAAGTAACTTTTGATCTATCCAATAAAGAATTTTGTTGAATACAAGTGACTTCGTGCATTATATTAcgaattgataatttttttaatttaaaaaaaatggaaaaagaattttgtgagaagaaaaaaattttttatatcataaaattatttttgtctttaattcaCATcgttttcttaaatatatatattacatatcaaTATTGATGTACAGATTAGTATATAAACTTACTTGTAAtaaaatttttcctttaataaatCCTCATAGATGGAATACTGAGGCTTAAAATTACATAGGTGGTTTCCTTGCACCAACTGTAAATTACTAATCAATTTAAAACAGATTGAGTTATAAGagtttttaacttttgagatgtatttttgtaatttgcaattttgtaattttgtaagcAAAACTTTTTTGTCTAGCTCCTGTTATGAAAAATTTGTAAGCCTCAAAGTCTACGCGtcaatcaatttaaaatctttaaggcTTGATTAGACATAAGGTTGTAATACAAGCGAGAGTATAAACTTTAATGCTGATGTtgactcatttcaatttattttaaattaattattaacgagatttattatcttttcaactttttataaaaattttaaactaaactCAATCTACTTcttatatttcaatttaaaaagttaaacaaatctcaatctaaaaataattaaactcatttcattgaaacttataaaaatattaatatttacaactcaattcatcttaatatctaagaGCTAATGTAGGATTGAATGTTCAATATGTTACAATATTCGAGCACTGTGTTTGACTAATAGAGTCTCAAAATGTGTTGCATCAGATTATTCAAATGTAAAAGAGTATGACTTTTTACTACAATAAGTTAGTGTTATGGGTCAAATTTGATTGTTACCGTAGCATggctaaagaaataaaaaatattttcttccttaCTTCCTATCTTGATTTAGTTGCAACagtttttttaagattataatattattactaattaaaatataatcaacaaaatagtaaaatataataaaattaaataatttaaaatttttaaaaaaataaattaatattcttttattattatataaaaaatatatgaataatccaatataaatattagatgctaatgaaatagataaaagataaattcatgtcatattagttaaaatttaggtTTGAGTTTAGCTATCCTAACGAGAGTGCTctaaaagagaaaggaagagtTGTCAGCTATATGGCTTGACTAGACATAAAACGAAGATGAGGCAAAAAGTTGGAGGATAATTAACATAAGCAAGTGAAAGGGActtgagagaaaaagaagaaccaAAATTCCTTTGGGGGCAGAGATTTGTTTCCTTGGGAGCTGGATCGACTTATAAAGGAAAGCAGAGTGCTCCGAGATTTTTTCTGAAAGCAGAGTGCTCcgagatttttttctttctttcttagaGAACTCCATTGGAGTGATTGTAAAGAGTTTTGAGAGGAGGGAGAGCTTGTAATAAACTCCATTCATAGTGAATTTTGCATCCAAGACTAGTAGACGTAAGCTGTCTAGGTACTAAACCATGTAAATGCTTACCTTCTTTACTTCTAATCATTTATCGTTAAGCAAACCATGCATTGTAGCCCACCACTACCAAAGATCACCGGCTAAAATGAAAGTGATCCCACCATGCCATTGAGGGCGAAAAcgaaattaacaaaaattaataaaaaccataacaacaaaaaaacaatagaacaaatgaataaaataaaaatccagaacctaattaaaaaaagaagaagaagaagaagaagaagacaacaaATGACTGGTTGGCCGGCCACCAATGAGATTGATCATTGAGGGCACTATCGCAAGGATCATCTCTAGACTCGGGATGACTCAAGGCAAACCATTTGGATAAGGGATGAAGTTTtcagttcaactcatttaaaaatctGTTACATATATCTTGAGCACGTAAGAAGTACATTGGAATAGCTTGTGTAATGGGGTGTGCAACTAGCATTCTCCTTTTGACCCCTTAAGAGAGAGATGCTTCCCTTCTCTCTAGAAACCTCCAAAGATCTGAAATCGCAGGGGAGGCGCCCTTCCTCCCCactccttctctcttctctctcatctcttattttctcatttccttttatttctgaGTATTTTTTTAGGGCTAAGTATGGAGGAAGACTGATCTGTTGCTTTCCGACATCTGACGATCACCACGCACCCCACCATGGGCTTTCCAAGAAGTTGATCAATCAGACGGGTGAAGAAATTCGCCGAACGGAGCAGTGCGCAGGCACACACGTGGTCCAAAGTTACAGGCCACGAGTGCATGTAGCCCACACGCCACCACTTAAGAGTCCCTTTCTGCCGCCACGAGCAGCTGTTCTGGGTCTAGGACTATCGACTACTTCAAACTTGACCGTATGCCATACCTCCAGGGTGGCGTGTGGCCCTCACACACCCTCACAACCTTTGttcgtgtatttttttattccttcaaGACTGAAAATGTGGATCTAGATCTTCCTAAAATGCAATCCGTGTTTTtctatgtatttttaatttctgcattgtcttttgttttttagaaaaatcaaaaataaaaaaaatcatattttcaaactttagtTCAAAAAGTGTATCCTCCTCTCCGCTTTAGATGGAGTGTAGAGTTTGGTGCACCCTATTCCGCTTAGCTGGAGTAGGGGCTTGGTGCTTGTTTAAtgtcttttttcttaaaaaaaaaaaatgatggaagaAGGTATGGAAGCTCATCTCTAAACAActttaggagagagaaaaaaaaaagtcatcagACTGTAAGATcagttgaatacaaatattgGTTAAACTTACTTCTGTTCTAGCTTGATGCGTTCATGTTgaatagaaatattaatattacacaagCGTTGGGGAAGATAAACTGTCAATTGGATAATGATAAATTTACTATCCTCCTATCAACCTTTTACTACTccatacatatttttcaaattttcttaaatttgtttttacttaatggttaaggattgGTGAagttgtatgttttttaaattttttcttcatatttaaggatgttaaaaaaatacttaaaagaaaataataagaaaataaaaatttcaaatacattatAGAGTAAAAGAATAGCAAGAAGGTAATAAATCTATTATCcattgtataaaattttaagtaGCCTCACTTGAGCTTTTAAGGCCTCGTTTTTTGTTACATagataaaaatgaaagttgaatacaaatattacaaagttaaaatattgttagaatataatttttttaatataatttttattttgacttttaaaaaaattgaattattttttatgttttgtttggaagtttagaaaaattatgataattatgtaataatttcataaaaaaaataacagttaaaaattaaaaagtaaaaaaaatttattaaaatgaaatgaaataatgttTTGAAAGTCAACCAAGTTTAAACtttagagcattagtagtgggctcaacaaaattaaattttagtcaaaTGATAGCTAAGGTACAAAATAAAGTGCAATAATAAGCTCAACAAATGAACAATCATTTGAACTTCAGATTATATTACTGACCAAATTTGTTGAGCTAAGAGTATCCTCATTGGTTTGGCCAAATGAAAagattagctaaaatttagataatttgtacaaaaaaatctctacattggattgactatctttaaaataatttgaatttctgCTACAGTGATTAGCCAAATATAGAGAATCACAATTggttcaccaaacattaaaataataatttctcacTCTAATTaagtttaatcttaattttttgttattagtattaaatgacatttgaaaatatgaattttttaatattaatttaattagaatataattattattaatattaaattggtagaattataaaatatgatataaaaaaattaaataaaaaaattattaatttattaatattttattattatatagagagtgaatgatTAATCTAATCGAATAAAAATGCTgctggccaaatattattttgaaaataaaaaagactctTCCAGCTTGCTATTCGTCCCgcgcaaaaagaaaaatacgaAGCCGACCTCGTTCAATCCTGCAGCAGCAACAGCGACAACAACGACTCCCAGTAAGCCAAGTCTCCCATGTCTctttctcagttttttttttttttttccccctcagATTGATTTCACATAGTTTCTGATTTGGAGTTTTTCCAGAAAATCTCATAGGTGGCTGTTTCTCTGTTTTTGGATCTATGGAAAAGGTTTTCCATGACCGAAGGTGACCCACGGTTTGATATGGGTTTGTGTGGGTCATACAGAAATCGAGATAATACTGTTGGGTCTAAGTGGGCAGAAGGTGTGTATACGTCTAGTGTCATTAACACGgcattatattaaaattattatattttcatttattttcacactgcgtcaaaataaatgaaaatattataatattttaataaaatattgatatatttattaaatctattatttaataatattaaaaagtgattaactaaatttataaaaataaattttctaactaaatttTAGAATAGGTTTAGTTATTAAATTACTtacaactcattattacaattttttaaaattttaatataaaatataataaacaattcaattttttcaaatctcaaatcaataataataataataataataataaataatattttaataatattttctcaactcaactcaactcaatatttACACACATCCTTAATCAAAATTTATCGATTCCACTTCTAATACTGTATCCATCCAAATGATGGAAAAGTTAAGCCCACTCGGCTACTGATGATACAAAGTGAACAGTTATATTCTACGTGGGCATCCACCGCCTCACTCTGTCAGTCTGTCTACTAAAGTCGTGCAATTGAGGCTAGgtttgatataaaaattttatctaatttaataattataattatttaaatttttatataaaatataataaagaattaaatttattttaaatttttatataataattttaatattaaaatataatattttaatactattttattccatttttttgCTGTTATCTAAATTACTATCCAAATTTACCGGATTTAAGTCTAGATCATCCCTTGTCTGCCTCACCCTGCTTCCTCACttgccccctctctctctctctctacctgaTTTCAGCTTTGATTCAGACTGTTcttccccagctctctctccttcctcccTGCTGAGCTCTCAAGGGGTGTTCTGGGGTGAGCTTCGAAGTTCTCTCTTTccctgtattttttttctccctcctgatttttatctcgtgggttgATATTGTTCTTTCATGGTctggttttgtttcttttcatctGATTCGTAATAAAGGTTGCTCCTTTTCTTGGTAGTACTCCATTTTTGGGGGCGATTCGACTGTTGAGGAAGTTAAATATTTACACATAAGGAGTATGTACTTAAGTTTGCTGAGTGTTATTCTTCACAGTTTGCATCGGGTCTTGCGCTAGGTGTGTTACATAATGATGATCTTTGTTTCCCATCTGATTTTGTATAGTATTTGTTGTGAAATAATCTTGGTAGACTGTTTGGGTGAAGCCACTTTACACATCCTATGTGGCATCATCCCAATCATCCAGAGAAGAAATTAGTGGAATgtagtgtgtgcattgtgtgcaccaGCTTCATACTCTGTGCCCATGCAAGTTCTGTTATCCGGTAGTTTGGACTTTGGAGCGTGGACTCGTATTATCTTGCATTTACCGCTGTTTCtgagtaggaaaaaaaaaaagaagaatattcCTACTCGATTGGGCCTTTTGGATAtataatctaaatttaaatttgtgcCTGGGAATCGAGTTTTCTAgctattatttgaatatatattctCCTTTGAGTTTTTAGGGGTTTAGCTTCAATGAAAGCAAgtgatatgtgtgtgtgtgtgtgtgtgtgtgtgtggtaaaCCTGTTCGCTAGCTTCAAAACGATGCAAATTTCGactttcttttcaaagaaaaggtTTTCCGGCAAAAATAAATGAGCAGTCAAGAGTTGGATTATCTTgcattatttttgaaaaagcaCCTCCTTTTTGGCTATCCGAACATCATTGGAAGGGAGGGATTTATGAATCCAATTACCATAGCTGAGAGCATACTTTGATTGACCcaacatttttaattatgttcAAGTAGACTTTTTGTTGGTTGTATTGCTTTCCACCTTTGTCTGTCCTCCTTTTTCCATTTTGAGGTCGTCTTATGTAATATGGTGCTAATAAGCTGTTTCATTTAGAACACATTAAACGATGGTGAAGGCTGTGGCTGTTCTTGGCAGCAATGAGGGTGTCAGTGGGACTATCTACTTCACCCAAGAAGCTGATGGTAACTTGGAAATCCTGTCTGATCATCCAGCGAGTGTAGATGtctatttttcacattttgacAGACATTTTTGTTGCAAATTTTCAGGCGCTACAACAGTAACTGGAAATATTTCTGGCCTTAAGCCTGGTCTCCATGGCTTCCATGTTCATGCACTTGGGGACACAACAAATGGTTGCATGTCAACTGGTATAGTCCAAAGAGATGATGTTTGTTTCTTCGTATCTAAAGCATCCAGTCCAATAGCAGGGTAAACACCACTTTGCTCCACATTAATCCCTGttgtctttaattttatttttaatctaccTGCTTACAGGACCACATTTCAATCCTGCTGGCAAGGAGCATGGTGCTCCTGAGGATGAGAATCGGCATGCTGGTGATCTTGGAAATGTCACTGTTGGTGATGATGGTATGTGCTGTGTTTACCTCTATCCCCTTGGTTATTCGTTGACAGCTTCCCAATCGTTGGACTCTATCATCTTCTATAATATGCAGGGGAGTAACCCAACTTTCAGGATGAGCTGCTGAGATATTTTTTGCCCTCCCAACTTTATATGAAAAGCCAGTGGCAGCTAGTGTTTAAGTTCCTAGTTCTATCTCCTATTTCTCTTCCCTGAGTCATCTGCTATAGCTGCCCTCCTGTTTATTTTACTCTTAACTCCATTGCAACcaagcatttttcatttatctgtgatttttatatttgttgtgGGGAGGCTACCGGCTATATGTACCAAGGAAAAGGTGAACACTTCTATGAGTACCCTTGATCTTGACTTGCCAAAGCGGCTGTAGCCAAATCAAGTGGCTCATAGATGTTAACTGGCTGGTCATTGTGAGATCTCTTTCTTCAATCTCCGTCAACAATCTGCTTAACGAACTTATcacgttctttttttttagtcttttttctttctaattactgctatttttaatttttttggatgggtaaagagaagggagagaagagggaaaTGGCATAGGATTTAGCCTTTTTAAGAGACCCTtctcaaacatcaattgttaATATGGGTCACCTTCCAGGTAAGCTGCTTTGATTTCCCAGCAGTTTGCGTCTAATGGTGCCTACAGTCTTCtaccaaaaaataatatgcagaGCAAATTGTTTCTGCTATTAGTTACCTGATAAGAAGGCCTAAGATGGGTATGTATTTTGTTCTGACACACTGTGGTGCACTAATGGATGGTATGTCTCTTGTCATACAGGGACAGCCAAGTTCACAATAATTGACAAGCAGGTGTGTTTCATCCTCTGTTTAAGATTTACTTGTGCACATATATTTAGTTACTTTTCACTgatgtattttacaattttgcAGATTCCACTTTCTGGACCAAATTCCATTATTGGAAGAGCTGTTGTTGTCCATGGAGATCAGGATGATCTTGGCAAGGGTAAACTCTTGAAACACACTGCTTGAAATTgttctgttttagtttttattttctgtataTTCATGATTAAAGCCAGCTATATGTAACCCACTCTAAGTCACAATTGGAGCATCTGTGTTGATAAATTGTTTTACTTGGTAAACAAGAAGAGTAAGggcttttattttgtttttgtttttgtgtttttgtggGGATAAAGGTCACCACTTTAAGCTAAAGCTCTAGATATTTAGGGTAAATATTAGAAAACTGAGATTTTGATATCCGCTTTCAAGTTTGTCAGAGGTTAAAATAATGATGTTACTCTCAAGTCTGAAGCCTTTGAATTGGTTTCTAATGTGGACTTCTGCTATTGAATTTCATTTCCCCAAGTGCTGTTGAAGTTATTCTAGAAAGGTGCATTAGAGCATCTTTGAACACTATGCGAATTCTCAAAATtgtcaaaa from Juglans microcarpa x Juglans regia isolate MS1-56 chromosome 4S, Jm3101_v1.0, whole genome shotgun sequence carries:
- the LOC121262414 gene encoding superoxide dismutase [Cu-Zn] isoform X3, which gives rise to MVKAVAVLGSNEGVSGTIYFTQEADGATTVTGNISGLKPGLHGFHVHALGDTTNGCMSTGPHFNPAGKEHGAPEDENRHAGDLGNVTVGDDGTAKFTIIDKQIPLSGPNSIIGRAVVVHGDQDDLGKGGHELSKSTGNAGGRVACGIIGLQG
- the LOC121262414 gene encoding superoxide dismutase [Cu-Zn] isoform X1; amino-acid sequence: MVKAVAVLGSNEGVSGTIYFTQEADGATTVTGNISGLKPGLHGFHVHALGDTTNGCMSTGPHFNPAGKEHGAPEDENRHAGDLGNVTVGDDGTAKFTIIDKQIPLSGPNSIIGRAVVVHGDQDDLGKAIHDMQQFQKIMVHSHLATLLYPHPLCSLGLPAEIFPVQKQIFHKLVQRHVVRYCP